cacgtaaggtgcctcttcccccatcccatttccacccaggttgggaggtaaagctccgcagataaactttcgaactctggggctgccctgaccagggacagagacttttggggcattggacttttgggactttgggtgatttggggttgctggactcaagaaccaaagggaaaagggcatgccccaatttgcctggggtgggttttttttttgctcatgggttgtgttatgaatcctgttggtggtgtttccccaacataatgccacattgtttctctctgttattaaaaggcttttgctacactcagactatgtgcttgcgagaggggaagtattgcctcttggaggcgcccagcgggggtggtatatatttgtcccaggtcactgggtgggggctcgagccggtttgcattgtgttattggaatgaaacccctagatactgaacccggcccttgttgctgccaactctgacgggcagaagggttacagaacAAACCCAACCCAGCCTCATgggaacaaaggacactgacctaggcagcaacaaaggatctgttggactctggagtgagtcacccccccttcccttggtcagtttgggactacagtgaggtaatgctcacctgactctgaaggtggcggggagcaaagccaagagggaagaaaggacatgataaaagggagagacatttgccatgctcttccaaCTCCATCTACTGACACCACCACGACCATAATTTTAGTGACGTGTAAAGAAATGTGTATCTTGGAAAATCATATAAatatgaagtgatgaagtgagctgtagctcacgaaagctcatgctcaaataaattggttagtctctaaggtgccacaagaactccttttctttttgcgaatacagactaacacggctgttcctctgaaacctgtcatataaatAATAGCAGTTGAAATTTGTACCTGAGGGAGGGCACCGTCAGGGTAAGGTGAATGCAGCATCGCTGCACGGGACGGCTCTTTGGACACTGGTATCGTATCAAATCTTTTCCCTGCACCATATTAATACACCTGCCTGACACTGGATATTTGGGCTCTTGAGTGTATTTCATAACAAAACaatgaaccaaagtgtggtcaaacAACACATTTATCTACAATTCCAGATAGTTGGAATAACCTCCCATAGATATCGCTGCAGGGATCCTATGGCCCATTTTCCCTGGAAAACTTCTGATTTCTGGCTGCCGCTGGGGTAGCATAAAGAGAAATGGTCCCTCGGCCCCCCCATGACATAGCTCCGCCGTGGGTCCCACCCCTGCCTGAGGCCCTTTCCCCATAGCGCCAGGGGGGCATGGGCGGAGTTTGGAGGACTGTAGGGGGCACTGCATACGTTGCTAGTgtgggggcacaatttaaaggttcagaCAACCCCCTAGAACAGCTCGAGTCACAGCCCCCACCCTGGGCAGGCCTCCTCCCAGTCGCAAGGCACCCAGCACCTCCATGTACAACTGGGAAGCGGACAGCGATGAGGAATCCTGTGCCAggagccggccccagccccccGCGGGTGGGATGGTGTCCGGCGATGCACCTGCCCAGGGCCGGAGGAGCCCAGCATCTCTGGCTGGTGGCAGAGGGCAATGCAGAGCCGCTGGGTGGTGGGCGAGGAGAAGGGGCCGGCCCCAAGAGGAGGTGGTTCCCAGGTGGCTGGAGGGTTCACGTCTGTTCCTGCTCTGAGCCACCGCACCCCATGATCTGTGGCTGTTGGGTCCCCAgagtctcagccctgctgcccccatgGACTGGGGCTGGGCAGTGCCATTCTGTTTCTACCTGGCCAATGCCGTGATCTGGACCAACATAGATAACAGCTGGGCCTGGCACAAGCTCCGTGGCACAACAGAGGAGAATCTATGtgctaaaggcctgattctgagtgGGTCCAGCATGGCTGTTGGGGGAAGCACAGCCGTCGAGCCCCCATACAGTGGGATAGAAGCAGGCGCTGTGTAGCCAAGACCCTGCTCACAAATGGGCGGGCAaaatgaggggagggggcagaggagctgaGATGGGGTGAATGGGGAAGTCAACAGGATCCTATAACGGGCTACTGTCCATCGCTGCCTGCCGGGGATCAGGGCAGGAATGGTGCCTGGATTCCTGTCTAGGGGCTCTGCAGGTATGCAGAGCCGTGTCCTGCTGCTCAATCAAGCCTCGAACAGGGACACACTCAGAGAGAAAAGGGCAATAGACGCATGGCTAAGAGGGGAAAAACCTTAGAAGGTGGGCGGCGCCTTAGAAGGTGACTGTAACTGACAGGATGGGGCTACACTAGCCCCCCAGCACACGTCCCCCCCCAAAAGAGCCCTTTCCCCTGTGTCATCCAGCATATTGGCACTCAGCCTTTCTGTTTTTTGAATATTGTTTCTATTGTTAGGCATGTCAGTAATACGGATGAAAGAGGAAGTAGATCCTCCAGGGTGGGGCAGCTGAGCACTTTGAGCTGAGGCTCTGGGCCACTTCTGCTCCATTTGTCTCTGCAGAAAGGTTTCCAGAGCAGTTGATAATGTCCTGAGCTCCCCGTGAAGGGAGCCATGGAAAGCTGCTGCATCCCTCCCCTCCGCGATGCAAAGCTGGAATTCTacgacaatcatagaatcatcaaCTCCCAGGGTGAGAAGGGACCGCGAGGGTCAGCTAGTCTAACCCActgccaagatgcagggtttgttgtgtctaaaccatccaggaCAGATGCTATCtggcctcctttggaaaacctccagtgaaggagcttccacaacctcccaaggcgtctgttccattgtcctgctgttcttacagtgAGGGAGTTTTTTCCTAAGATTGAATCcaaatctgctctgctgtagcttgaacccattgtttcctgtcctgccctctgtggcaagagagaacaacttttccccatcttttttatggcagcctgtcAAGTACAGTTGCTCCCCGACTGACGCAATCGTTCCGTTCCGGAACGCCTTGCGTAACTTGAGTTTTGCGTAAGTTGGAAAGGTATCTCCGAccattatgcaaaaaaaaaaaaaaaacctcctatttctagcttatggAGTTTTTTCTGTAAGTGTTGGATTTGCATAAGTCGGGTCTTGCGTAACCTGGGGAGTGTCTGTATCTGAAGACCCCTCTCATgtcctaagttccctctaagttgCGTGGCCATGCAGCCATGCAGCCGCCTATTAAGCCCCATGCAGGgactcagggctgcagcagggaaaggcgcCACTCCCCGCCAGCCCCAGCGCAGACCTGCCCCGGCCGGGGGGGAGGAGCCCCCACCCCTTGGCCTGGCTCAGGCCCGTCGAAGCTGCCACAGCTGGGGTGAGAcgcctctcccccttccccaggctgctgcaatgagagagggctggggggagttctctctccccgccacagccctggggcagcctgcacccccaaacccctcatccccagcccaaccccagagcctacaccccaaccctctgccccagccctgagcctcctcctgcaccccgaactcctcatccccggtcccaccccacagtctgcacccccagccagatccctcaccccctccagcatcccaaccctctgccccagcccggagccccctcccacactccaaacccctcagctccacccccatcAGATGAAttctgttatgtgcaccaatatgaaggcgatgtgtcacacatcacctccatattggtgcacataacagaattcattccgcacatggacgaataaaattagagggaacgctgctcctgtccccccttaatctcctctttccaAACGAAACATGCCCGGTTCCTCCAGCTTTTGTTCATATGGCTtctattccatccctttgatcatctttgttgctcacctctggatccttccTAGTTTCTCTACCTCCTTCCTATGCATTGATgaccagaacgggacacagtactccagctgaggcctagccaatgccaagtagagtggtgctatcacctcccgtgacttccatgctatgcctctgttaatgcaacacAAAGTTGTTTTTGCTTTTTCTGCAACGGCATcccattgctgactcatgttgaggttgtgatccaccccagctcccagacccttctcagcagtgctgctgccaagccagttatcccccattctgtatttgtgcattcaatttttcttccctaagtgtagctccttacatttgtctttgttgaatttcattttgttgtctatagcccagttctccaatttatcaagatccctctgaattttagctctatcctcctaAGTGTTTGGAATCCTCCCCCtcgctttgtgtcatccgcaaattagAGCCGTTCACTCTCAATTCCTACAATACTGGACCCAgacccctgtggaaccccactagacaCCTCCTGCCAAACTGACATCACTCCATTAATAGTTACactttgtggttgtttaaccaattatgtatccacctAATGGTAGTTCCGCCAAGACCACATTTCTCCATCTTACtcatcagaatgtcatgtgggactgggtcaaaagccttgctgcaatccaggtatatcatgtccactgcattcccccatccaccaaaccagttatccTGTcacagaaggaaatcaagctggtttggcatgatttgttcttggtaaatccatgctggctgccaATGATCACCCATCATCCTCCAGGTAGTCGCACACGGAATGTTTTACACATTattctagtagcttcccaggtatcgaaGTCAGGTTGATGGGTCTATTGTTCcccggctcctcctttccccccttttaaaagatgggcGCCACGTTAGCCCTTCTcgagtcttctgggacctctcctgtcatccatgagtttgaaAATATTATTGCCGGTGGCTCCTAGATTTCTTAAGCTAATTCCTTCCATACCCTGGGGTAAAtagcatcaggccctgctgacttgaactCCTTCagattggtcagaagatctctgacctGTTCTTACTTATCCTCATCTGCACCCTCTCCCCTTTATTGTCTGTGATAACTTCTCTAGTTCTCCAGTCACATGTTATTTTTGTGtggagactgaagcaaaacaggcattgaGTTGCTCTTCCTCCCTATCGTCTTCCATTACCAGCTCACCCCAGGTGCTTATATGTCTCCATCACCATGACATCTGAGCACCTGACAGACATCAGATGGCCTGACTGTCATTTACACTAAAGTCACCTGACACTGCTCTGGCAGGAGGAAGCAACCTGCAAGTAGCTGCAAGGTACATGTATGTTAAGGCCTCATTACTTAGCCAGAGCTCTCTACGGtggccttagggcttgtcttcactacagatgCTTTGCCGATATACCTATAGCAATATAGCTGTGCCGGAAACGCCCTCTGGAGGAGACACCGCTTATGCCGACAGAAGGAGTTTGTTTGCCAGAAGAGTTAAACCACCTCCCCAGATGACATAAGCATGCTTGGAAGGATGCAAATTTCTTTAGAAAATGTCAGTAAAGGCAGCTGAGGTTGGGCACCTGAAATCACAAGTCACTTCTGAGGATATCGGCCTGCAGCACTGAGTTCCCGCCGCCACGTTCTACCCAAATTGTGCAGGCACACGCCGCAGTGTGAAATGGCCGGCGTTCCTACCACGAGCCCTCGCCAATGTGGCGTGCTTGTCCCAGAATCCTTTCCCCCTAGGCAGGCTGGAAATCCCATTACTGGTGACGAAAttgggagagttggcaacactgtgatCGATTAGGGAGTGGGTAGAGTGAGGAGCTGGCCTCAGAAACTGGATTGGCTAGAGGTCTGGTCAGCTTGCCTCCTATTGGAGGAGAGGAGTGGCACACCAGAGCAGGGTATTGGTTCCAAGAGCACCTAGTTGGCTCAAGGTCAATAAGCTGGCATTGGGGAGTGGCTAGAGAGAAGGACCATGTGGCTCATGGAGAACACATGTTGCTGTTGCTGCTGATGGAAGAAAGAGGCCCCGACACAGCCTGACGTTGGGGGTGCAGGCACCAAGGGATTGGGCCAGAGAGCTGGCCAGGGCACATTCACAGCCGGGCTGGGGAGCGGCCCAGATGTAGTGGAAGAGCCCAAACCAGCACGGTGGCCAGGGGCCTGGGCACCAGCCAACAGAGCTGAAACTGGGGCTTGCCACTCTGAGCTCGTACTGCAAGAGGCAGGAGGCACCAAGTTTGGGGACTCAGAGACCCGGGGAGGGGCAGTTTggacttttagggtatgtcttcacagccatgtaagcccagggttagtgggattTGAGTCAGTTGACCCGTGTTAGAGaaccctgggctggagcagctcCCCTATATTAAGGATTTTCTAACCTGTGctcaaacctagggctctggtgtccacactacAGTGCACAGACCCGAGTCAAAGTAACCATGTCCAGGTCTGGATTTAGGGACAGGTGACCCAGGAGACCACCTGGGGTGCCGGCCTTGGGGGAGTGTTGGGttcagggtgctgtttttgttggtaGCCAcgaaagggaaaacaaaatgtttgaagtaaaatgtttcaggcaTTCTGTATGTGGGTTCATTTTTCACTagcctcctagaatgttctggacctttgtagaatctcagggaaccttccagactttctgagaacgaCATTTCCtttgaacctcctagaatgttgtcagccaggCCCCCGTGTGTAGATAAGGGATGGGGCGTCGCCAgccagtcagtgagatataagaatgaaATGAAGTGAGAGACCAGCTgcaatattgtgaaccttgttttattgtgtaattgtgaaagggtacttgtgttttaagacttgaagagtgaGTGTAAGGCTAGTGAGCtaccaagtgactgaggtttacaATGCTCAGATGGAACTGGTGCAGTCGAGTAAACCTGAGGCCAAAATATGACACGAGACGCAAAGCCTGGCAAATCAGAttactgacttcaaatttctTGTCTCAATTGCGGTTTGGCCAGGCATTAGAAACTCAGTCGATGGACATTGCAACTgctactactttgatgagaagctgccttgatcTCGTTGTGGCCTAAGAGACAacggatttgaagatgccatcactgctgccagaGAAATGtggaaaacttaggagttgagcctATCTTCAAAGAAACTCGTATTCAtcagaagaagagacagtttggttcACCTCAGCTCTTAAATCCACTGAGTGGGAGTGTGCTCAGATGCTGGTGTGCAGCGCTAAGGggtggcagagagagaaaggcTTTCTTGTACCTTCTAATTACAGCTCTGGTTTCACCCCTTTCCATATCATTGAGAGCTCTGCTGAGATACCCTGTTCAAATACCAGTATTAATGATCAATAATAACAAGAGCAATGGGTCTTGTATGTAATCAGTATTCCCACAATTTCCAAACATCACATTTTAATCATTGGACAACATCCAATGATTGGGAGCATTTCAGTGTCGTTTTTTAGCCTTCCTCTCACAAAATAGCCAAGTTAActttttctgacaggtttcagaggaacagccgtgttagtctgtattcgcaaaaagaaaaggagtacttgtggttagtctctaaggtgccacaagtcctccttttcttttaactttttctgTAACTGCTCAAGTAAAGTtgcaagtgtcataaatataaagggaagggtaaacacctttaaaatccctcctggccagaggaaaaaccctttcacctgctTCCACAAGGAACTATATGTTAAATTCACTGAGAGACTACAAGTCCTATCCAAagaggggagactggggagctgagtCTGCAGAGCAGAAGAGGTGGGCAGTTAATCTCTCGAGAGTGCAGGGGATGGCAGGTCCACTCTCATCTCTAGACACTTTGGATAGAACTTGTAGTCTCTCAGTTCCttgtggaagcagaggttggtaaggcaaagaaaacagaagctaacgcatatctagctagattacttactaagttctaagacgccattcctgttctgtccccagcaaaatcatcacacagacagagagatcctttgtttctccccccctccagcttttcaaagtatcttgtctcactcattggtcattttggtcaggtgccagcgaggttatcctcgcttcttaaccctttacaggtgagagggtttttcctctggccaggagggattttaaaggtgcttacccttccctttctatttatgacagcAAGATATGGTGGAAAGATACAATATACATTCAAGGGAAAATTCTGCACAagaacacacacagaggttctagCTGGAGTCAGCAGACGCCACACTTGGGCAGCTGTTCAAGGCTGTTACCAGGCGCTGTTGGGAAAAGGAGCACTGGTGATATTCACTGTTAAAGATGAGCCAGTGGTATGGGTAAAATAAGCAATCATCTAAACTTTCATCCCCCAGCTGCTAAAAATAATTAACTTCCACTAAATAATTAACTTCTGCTAATAATTAACTTCTGCTCAAAATAATTACTTGTGTTCATGGTGATTCTGTTCTTCTGGGTCTTGGGCAGGATTGTCAACGTagctggaaggaaggaagcaCCAGAACTTTCAAGAGAGCATCTTCTTGTGGGATTTCCAGCCCAAGAGTCTCCAGGGTTCCTGTTAGATCAGAATCCGAAGCTCTGGGTGCCTGTCTGAACCTTCTGCATCTTGCTCATTGCGGTTTACCATCCCACACTAGTGGGGGTCAAAGCCAAGCCTAGAGTCTCTTTGGATAGAATGGCTCAGCAGCCGGCCCCTGATCTGCTTGGTCTTCATGCCGTATATGAAGGGGTTCAGCATGGGCGGCACCAAAATGTAGAGGTGTGCCAGCAGGATGTGGATGTGTGTGGGGATGTTCTGGCCCCAGCGCTGTGTGTAGAAGGAGAACAGCCCCGGGGTGTAGAAGAGCAGGATGACACACACGTGGGAGCCACAGGTGCTGAAGGACTTCAGGCGCGCGTCCCTGGAGGATAGGCTCAGGACGGCCTGGAGGATCAGGATGTAGGAGATAGTGATGAAGATGGAGTCTGAGGCCACCACAAAGGTCGCGGTCGTTATCCCGTAGACATAGTTGAGCATGGTGTCCCcacaggccagcttcaccacGGCCATGTGCTCGCAGTAGGAGTGGGAGATGACCCTGGGCCCACAGTAGGGCAGGTGGCTGACCATGCACGTCAAGGGGGTAATCAGGCCGATGCCCCGCACAAAGATGGCCAACCCGATCTTGGCGATGATGGGGTTGGTGAGGATGGCGGTGTAGCGCAATGGCTTGCAGATGGCGACGTAGCGGTCAAAGGCCATGGCCAGCAGCACCCCCGACTCCATGGCAGAGAAACTGTGGATGAAGAACATCTGGACCACGCAGCACTCAAAGCCGATTTCATGGGAGtggaaccagaagatgctcaggaTCTTGGGCACGGTGGAGGTGGTGAGCACCAGGTCGATGcctgccagcatgcagaggaagtAATACATGGGCAAGTGCAGGCTCGGCTCCGTCTTGATCACAAAGAGGAGGATGAAGTTCCCCAGCAGGGCCACAACGTACATGGCACAGAATGGGAAGGCAATCCAGAAGTGGGTGGCCTCCAGCCCCGGAATGCCCATTAGgaggaaggtggaggggttggagTGATTGTAGCGTGACATGGGGCACGGCCAGTTTCCAGGACTATTTTGGAGGCTGGAATTGAAACCACACAGTGGGTTAGTGTCAGCAATGAAAACGCTTTGTCCTCTCTGGACCCCAGCGCATGCAGAAAGCCCCTCTCTGCCTTCTCCCATATGGAGAATTGCAGCCCCATCAAACCGCTTCCACCAGCTCCTGCGCCTCCCCAGCTTCATTCTCCGCAGGATTCAGTTCAAAATGGCCATCTTTTCTACAGCTTTCTTGGGATTTGCTCAAGCTGTGCACACAGAGCTTTTCTCTATGCTCTTCTCACGGCGGTTTCCCCTCAGAACTGGACTCCAGCTGTACCCCCAATTCCAGTTTGGGGGACCTGAAAGGACAACTAGCTCAAAGTCTGAATGACTTTAGTCAACAGCCCAGAAGGGTTTAAACGCCAGAGAAATGGAAGGTTCAGTAGAATCCTGAGATGGGGTCACAAAGGTCTTGGTTCACCCCTATGCctcagaaggggttaaagagcatCTCCTTCTGGGGAGGAGCAGGTGATGACTGAGCCTTGTGCGGGCACTGAATCAGCATGCTCCCCAGGCCTCATCCCTCACTTTCAGGGCAGCGTTAGTCAGCTGTGGGGCTGCCCCATGGAGGAGGTAGGATTGCACACACCCTGGGCTGTAGCAGCCATCTTCTGGATGGACTTCCTATTTGTAGGGGCCTTTGGTCCTGCATTATGCCATGGAAACCTGAGTCATCTGGGAGTTAACTGAGGTCAGTGTGTGTAGATGACAACTCtaataagaacgtaagaatggccttactgggtcagaccatctagcccagtatcctgtcatccaacagcggccagtgccaggtgctgtagatagaatgaacaaaacaggacaattttgagtgatccaccccttcagtgttgtccagtcccagcttctgtccAGTCAGAGCtacagggacacccagagctttgggttgcatccctgagcatcttagctaatagccactgatggaccaatcctccatggaCTTATCTACCTcttcttttgaacccagttagacttttggcctcacaacatcccttgcCAACATGTTCCACATGTTGAGTATCtgttgggtgaagaaatacttccctttgtttgttttaaacctgctgctgattaatttcattgggtgacccctggttcttatgttacGAGAGggggtaaataaaacttcctgattcactctctccacaccagtcctggttttatagacctctaccatatccccctgagtcatctcttttctgagctgaacagtcccggtctttttaatctctcctcatatggaagccgttccaaccccctcatcatttttgttgcccttcaatacactttttccatttctaatatatcttttttgagatggagagaccagaactgcatgcagtattcaaggtgtaggcgtaccatggatttatatagaggcaagatgatattttctgtcttattatctatcccttttctaatggttcctaacattccagCTTCTCCgcagtggccttgtcttccttgagtgctcctttagcacctcagtcatCCAGTGGCCTCATTGATTGTTTGCCAGGTTTCCTGCTCTGCTGTATTTAAAccttttttgctgttagttttgagtctttggctagttgctctttaGATTGTGTGttgacctgcctaattatacttttacacttgacttgccagagtttatgttcctttctattttcctcagtaggatttgccttccaaattttaaaggatcCCTTTTTACCTCCAACTGCATCCTCTACTCggctgtttagccatggtagcatTTTTTGGTCATCTTACTGTTTTTATTAGTTTTTAGAATTTATTAGTattttagtttgagcctctgttatggtgtttttaaataacttccatGGAGCTTGCAGACATTTCATCTTTGTGACCGTTCCTTTTAATTGAAGTTTAACGAGCTTCCTCTTTTTTATGAAGTTCCCTTTTTTGACgttaaatgctgctgtggtgggctCCTTTGGTATTTCCTCCCACAAGGATGTAATATGTAACATTATAGTCTCTATTACTGAGCCGTTCAGCAGTATTCACATCTTGGACCTGATCCTATGCGCCTcttaggattaaatcaagaattgcctctctccttgtgggttccaggactagctactCCAAGGAGCAGTCATTAATGGCgcctagaaattttatctctgcatcccatcctgaagcGACATGTACCCAGTGATTGGGGGAGGAGTAGAAATCCCCcgttattattgagttttctgtaTGTGTAGCCTCTCTATTCTCCTGGAGCATTTCACCAGTTCAGAAATAGCCCGTCCCTTTGGCCTGTTTGGGTTCACTCCCCACACAGACTGTCCCCTTGGCCTGTGCAGAAAATTCCTTCTCTACTTCTGCAGGGAGTCTTACCTCTGCTGTCCTGTCGGTCACATGTTTGCCCTTGTCATGTGCCCTGCAACTGTGGCTCCCAGCTGGAAAGAGCCAGGGCCTTTCTGGCCTGCCCTGGGGGCATGAACGCACATCTGTCCAAGGCCCAGCGCTTTGCTCTAGGTTCCCAAACATTTACATGGAGTCTGAGAGAGAGCTGTTGTTGGGTGCGCTCCTCCACTCCCATCCAGGATTGCAGGGACCACTTCCCCTGTCCCTGGCAAGCACATAATAGCCCTGTGGCAGATAGTTGCGAACCATTGCTTACATGGCACTgtaataagaaaatatttatatattattggCTACTGATAGCCGGAACCAAAGAGAAGAGCCAGTAGCAGCGTGTGACCAGTCAGTGCCGCATGGACACAGCTTAGGAACGAGGCCTGTTGATAAACGTAGGCAGTTTATGCAGCCTtgtcatagctgtgttggtcccaggctgtCAGAGAGGC
The nucleotide sequence above comes from Caretta caretta isolate rCarCar2 chromosome 1, rCarCar1.hap1, whole genome shotgun sequence. Encoded proteins:
- the LOC125631353 gene encoding olfactory receptor 52K1-like, which translates into the protein MSRYNHSNPSTFLLMGIPGLEATHFWIAFPFCAMYVVALLGNFILLFVIKTEPSLHLPMYYFLCMLAGIDLVLTTSTVPKILSIFWFHSHEIGFECCVVQMFFIHSFSAMESGVLLAMAFDRYVAICKPLRYTAILTNPIIAKIGLAIFVRGIGLITPLTCMVSHLPYCGPRVISHSYCEHMAVVKLACGDTMLNYVYGITTATFVVASDSIFITISYILILQAVLSLSSRDARLKSFSTCGSHVCVILLFYTPGLFSFYTQRWGQNIPTHIHILLAHLYILVPPMLNPFIYGMKTKQIRGRLLLLARGKTLSPVKG